In Lolium rigidum isolate FL_2022 chromosome 3, APGP_CSIRO_Lrig_0.1, whole genome shotgun sequence, the genomic window GCCACGAGCTCCTCCCTGCGGCGCCGCTGCACCTCGCGATTGCCGCTGGCCTACTCGCGGCCATGCCGCCGAGCTCGTCGTTGTCCTCGACGGCTTGACCTCCTCCATGCGCCACTGCGCAGCCGACGACGAGCTCCTATACTCCCTGGACAAGATCGCCGCCCTTCCTTGAACGAGCTCGCCCTCCCCCTGAACGAGCTCGCCGTCCTCCCCTGAACGAGCCCGCCGTCCTCATCCCTGAACTGTTACCTGAAGAAGGTACAGCAGTTTAAAATTCAGTTTCAGAGAAATTACTGCAAACATTCAGTTTTAGAGAAACTTCAGTTTCACATGTGGTGAATggatctatcttggaaaaatattaCTGAAAATATTCCATCAACTATATTTTGATACAAAATGTGTTCTCCTTCCAATCGTCATGAAATTTTAGCTAATACAGTAATAACAACGAAGTTGTGAAACATATGAAATCAGTAGATGTTAACCAGTGGCTGCAAAATTACACAGAATTCCTTTGCGTATGGATCCTCATTGTATGGGTTCACAGTCTGTTAAAGAAGATAAAATAAAACAATAGATGTGACTAAAGTAGCTGTGGCCTGTAGATTATTTTTCAGCAGCCAGTTCAGCCTGTAAATAGTTTCAAAAATATTCCTATTCAACTACTGAGCCTTAAAATATGTCAGCTATATCAGAATTGTCAATGGTAAATAATTGGCAGTGAAATATTCACGGACAAGCTAACTATTGTCTAAGAAGTCCAGCAACTAATTTtgtttggtagatggctgaaTGAGGTGAGGAAAGAGGATAAACAGAAAATTCGAGTTGGTGTTTCGGTCCTTTGTTGGGCTGTTTGGAGAACCAGACATGATTTTATCTTTAACAATCAAtatggaactaattttttgcagattatccggcgagctgctcaCTCAGTTCAGCAGTGGATTTTGCTTCTCCCATTGGACCAGCGGGAGGCTATTTCAGCTCTTACAGCTGAATCTCTATTCCCCCACACATAATCTTGCAAATAAAGGAAATCTCATCTTGAGACTTCTGTCAATGCCACTTCTTCAACGAATCGCAGATGCATTGACCTAGGTTGTTAACTGTCCAAATGCTGTCTCGCGAAGCGCCAGCAGTTGCTTATCTCTGGTCCCATCTCATCATTACCCTCCACTAAATAAATATCTTCATCGACTCGTTCCAAGCTGGGGAAATCAAGGAGATCTCCCATTGGCCACTGGTCAACtcatttttcacaaatatttcaaCTATGCTGGGAACACGTGCGAATCAGAGTCGGGGGAAACTGAATCTCGAGATGAGTGGAGCCCAACCATATATGACCGGTGCCAGGAACTTGATGCACCCGCACCACGTACCAAAATCATTCTAGGCTGTCGTGGCTATGGTActgtacatacatatatataggcagCAGAGAGACCTGGTGATCGTTCGAGTCTCCCAAGTCCAAATCTGCAGCAAGCTTACAATTGCCAAGATGGGGAACGGCGCCAAGGCTTACGCTGCGGTTGTTCTCATCAGGCTCATGTACTCGGGCATGCATGTCCTGAGCAAGGTCGCCCTAGACCAAGGCATGAACCCCCTGGTGTTTATGTTCTATCGGCTAGCCAGTGCCACGCTTGTATTGATCCCCGCTGCTTTCGTGCTGGAGAGGTCGCCAGATtgttatctttgtgatattgtccATTAACTTACTTTTTTCATGCTCTCATTTCGGCTGTTGCATGCGCAGGCGAAAAGCTAAACTGGTGACGCTCAAAGTTGCAGGGAAGATGTTCATACATGCCTTGTATGGGTAAGCCCAATTGTTTTAGTGCGAGTGGCCAGTCAGTTATTCTCCAGGATCTTCGAGCTGGTAACTAAAACAGAAAATTATTCAGAACACAACATATTAGACGATATCTACTAGTAGTATAAAAAGAGTGCGTAGTACTTatgtaagcaaaaaaaaaattgtgcggACGCTTATGTAAGCATTTGTGCTCCATGAGTAACTTACTAATTAACCCGACTTTTTCTTCTCAGGGTGACAGCATGTGGCGACCTATTTAACCTTGGTCTCAGGTATACGTCcgcgtcatcatcatcggcactgtACAACGTTCAACCAGTGGTTACCTTCATCCTCGCTGTAATGTTTGGGTAAATGGAAATGTTACTTTCACTTATTTTAGTCGCTAGCAGGGGAATTGTAACTGTCATGAGTTGCTTTCATTAACAGAGAAAATTTACTCCTACTCATTGGTGATTTGTGACAGGATGGAGTCCCTGAAACTGAAGAAATTCCACGGTAAAGTGAAAATTGCTGGCATTCTTCTCTGCATCGCCGGTGTCACGGTTCTGGCCTTGTACGATGGGCCGATGTTGGAATCTTTCAACCATCACCGGCTATTTCAAGACGGCAGCAGCAGTTCCCCCGGAGGAGGTGCCCAATATTCCAAGAAACAATGGGCTTTAGGAATTTTCCTCATGATACTCTACAACGTTTTAGCAGGCTTATGGACAGTGCTTCAGGCATGTACACTAAAACTAGCAACTTCCACTACACTGTTTTTGTTTTCAAGTAAAAGGCTGAGGCAGACACTTTACCTCTTTTCATTAATTAAGGACAAGTTTAAACATGTTACAATAGATGCCCGAAGAAACAACAAAATtctactctagcggcatcattaaggaGCTCGCTTATCAATCTATCTTCAGGGGCCACTGATAGAGGAGACTTCCGAGCTGATGAACACCACGGTGCAGATCTCGTTTGCGTCGGTGCAGGCCTTCGTCGTGGCTGTTGCATCCGAGAGAGATTTCTCCAAGTGGAAGCTGGGCTGGGATGTCAGCCTCGTCGCGATAATCTACAGCGTAATACACTGAGCTTCCCACGCGATTAATGTTTTGTGTCCACACTAGTTTTGTGCTCAAATGCGCTCAGCCACTGAGCTCACAACGTTGCAGGGCGTGATCGTCACCGCGCTTTCGTACTACATGCAATTTTGGACGATCGCGAAGAGGGGGCCGGTGTTCCTCACCATGTCTATGCCGCTCACGATGATCTTCACGATCATCATATCCTCCTTCATTCTCGGGGACGCGGTTAGCCTAGGGAGGTATGTGCGTCCTGAAGTCTGGTGATCtttctccctctcctcctcctctatgGATGAAATCAATTCTTGTGTTCTTTTTGAGCAGCATCGTTGCCGGGGTGCTGCTCATTGGAGGGCTGTACAATGTTCTCTGGGGAAAAAACATAGAGGAAAAAAATGGCGCGAACAAGATATCTTCTGAAGAACCTAACCTAGAGCTGCAAGACAAGGAGGCTCAGGTGGCAACGAAGGTCTGAACCAAGGGCTGTGGCAGATCACAATTGTACTACTACACTAGTGGTTTCACGCTGTCTAAAGCAACGTGCACGTACATATATCCTATATACTAAGATGTGTAGCTTCTCTTTTTTCTCCGATCGATTTTTGAGCCTCCAGCGATTGTTGCTAGCCCGACACGTATGCGAGGCAGGGTCTATATGTCTCGATTGTATACTCGCTGCTCTTGGTTTTTTTAGGCCATGATAGACGTCGCCCGGCTTGCCGGGTCGATCAGCTGCCTGTTCCTCGGGGGTGACGAATCGGCATTTCTCGGCATGTTCGCGGTGCCATGACATACTACATGGCGTGTGCTTTGACGTGTCGGTGCCTATGTGTTTGTTTCTTGGCTTCGGTCAGTCTGCACATCTTGTATTGGCTCTGGGATGCATCCTTTGCCGTCATGTTGTCTGCTAGATGCTATGTTTTGTGCTACTCCTAAATATCATTTGTCCGCACCTGACCTGGCCATTTCTTAGGGCTCCCCACTCTCCTTCTTTGTCTCCCTTTTCATGTGGTGCATTGCTTTTCGGTGGGCTATTGCTGCTTCTGTAGGTTTCTTCTTATTTGGTTGATCGTGTGTTCATCTGCATCGCCGCCCCTCGAGGCGGCTATGGATTGTTGTCCTCAAGTTGGTGGGCGATGGATGGCACATCACATCGCTGTCACGCGGCCGTGGCCCTGCGGGGGTCATGGTTTTGTTGTTTCTGCGTGGGTTGTTCCGTCCGATGTTGTCATAGCACGTGGTGTTCGTGGGTGGGGACGTTCCAGTGGCCATGGTGTTTGCGTCGTGGCGCTGGTTTTGTCGGACCTTTCTCACCAGGCGTTGCTTCTGCATTTTCATTGGATATCTTTTTTGATGTTCTTATTGTAGGCAAAGCGCCTGAGCATGTTGTGGTACGATCATCGCATGGCGCGCAAAGCACGATAGCGTTCTTGTTTGGTTTCTTCGAATCATGCATCTCTTTGCCTCTTCTTCATGCCGATGCTTCTTCTCGAGGTTTGTTTTTACAAGAATTGTCTAGTCATTTTCAAGGCTATTTTGGGTATGTCCATGTTGTTGTCTATGTTcttccttcttttttcttcttctttcgtgGTTGTTTCATGGTTTCATGCTCGTTGCAGCATTGGTTCTTTgttcttttgtttctcttttcttaTATTTTTCGTCGTGTGGTTGGTGTGTTAAGGTTTGGTCGGCTTTCCTTCTTTTTCATAATCCTGATGCTATTGATATGTGGTGCTGTCGTGACGAGGTTGTTCGTGGGAAGAGACTTGTTGGGCGTTCTATAGGTATACATACTTGATATGTTctccattttttatccatttgatgtGTGTTCTTATCGCTTTCCTTCTGTTTTCAGCACCTTGTTCGTCTTGATTTTCCCTCGAGGTTTCTACAAGTGGTGCAGTGTCGTTCGTCGGAGTCCTTGTTACGCTAATGCACTCAAAGATACCTCGAATGGTGCAGTGTTGTATGTACCATCTTGGTGTTCTTCCGCTACTCGTTTCTCTATTCCGTTAGATGTGTGTTATTCCGCCACGCAGCCCCAAGCTCCCCACACCCAACATCGCTGCCAAGCCACCGCCGTCTTGCCACCGATGGCCCCCGCCCGTCGTTGGCCACCTCGACGTTGTTGGCCGTCTTCGCTGGGGTCCTCCTCCGTTCTTTTTCGTTTAACTCCGTTGGTCCCAGGACATCCACCGATGATCGCCGAAATCTCGCCGGAGCCCTAATTCGGGCGAACTCCGAAAAGAAGGTCCGAGCGAAACCtgccggattttcaccaagttcAGTGTCACAATGTCGTGACACCGGAGCGATCTCTCTACCTCGACTCCAACTTGTTGGACCAAGAAGGAGCCAATGTCGTCAAGCCGTACGTGTGCATCAcgtcggagccgccacacaagcgACGGAGTTGATCGAGTTGGGTCGCTAAGATTGAACGGATCGTGATCATGTACATCGACGCCATCCATTAAGTTCCCGCACCCGATTTGCAACGGAATGCAAATCAATTTACCGCATCGTTACATGCATCTCCGAGATTAGATCTTGGTGGTTTATTCGTTGTTGCATAGGaaatatttttgttttctatgctttgTATCCCTAAAGTGGTATCATAGCCGATTCTATGTGTAGTTGCTTGGTACCATTAGAACACGATGGAACATCGTGGGCGTTGGATCCTCTTAATTGCTACTTTTTAGTTCAATTCTTATTTTTTACGGTATAGCGGAATCGGAGCCGGACCAGACCGACTTCGCGCGTACACGAGACTGGTCTCATAAGCCACGTGGTTTTACACCACATATGTGATTTACGAGTGTTAGCCTCTTCTACTATAGTGAGAACGGAGTTGCACTAGAAAGTTGGGTACATTCTCTTTGGAAATCTACACCAGGCACACGTATGTGACAAAGTTAATGGTCGATGGTTTGAAATTATTGTCAACTCACTCCATCGAACACCCCGAAACAATTAATAACTGATATGTgtattttgcatcatcattatttcTACATATATGATTAGATTTCATTATTATTTGCCTTCATAGATTGTTAGTTATGCATTTTAGTTGATTTTCGGGACTTACCTACAAAGTCtacttcattggtatttaatttctaGGAGGCAGAAAATCttctttttcgtattttatttatttcaaaacttTCTGTTTCGCTAAAAATCGAGGCAAAAAATATATGATCAGTTTTTCACTCGGAGAAGGACAGTGAGCGAAAGAACCATGGGAGGGCCACGAGGTGCAAACGAGCACAATTGACGCGCCCTACCTGGTTGGGCGCGCCACCCACCCTCGTTCGCACCTCGGACATCGTCTCGGGTCCCCTTTTATTTCGGAAGCTCCATTtcgcccaaaaacctaagccatattttttcCGGGATTTATTGAGGCGTCGAcagaggcgaaagtcctctcctactctgggagagggcagatcctgctgcaccggtgcctctggtgaaggggaaatcgatgccatcgacatccccactcctccttggatgttgggaggaggcatctccatcagcaccatcatcaccaccatctccatctacgagatcgacgtcatcctcctcatagtctgtgttaaattgaaccccggatattatttttagtgctattgcatattcgtgattggtactttgtcattatttgatGGGAAGATTATATAtttagattgtgttgtaatcattatgcctcagatctatatcatgtttgacacttgtgagtagttccccacgttcccgagggcatatgatgatctagctatgattctatattatgtgtaatgagtatttggtcaaaaaAAATATCTttcatgttgttctatgatggttttatgcgaacgtcgGTTGCATATTACTTCACTTCACCTATATGGTCCCATAGGGTTGCACTTtgatgtaatgcattagtgttggagCGGTCGGAATGACAGGAATCGTCTTCCAAcactatgggttgcattagaggggtgtaTGTTGGAGACCCCAAATCTTATGGTCACGGTGACACATTTATGACTTAATAATTCCTATACTTACTCATGAAAATAGCTCTAGGATCCATCTAGGACCCATCATCAGAGGTGTATTTGCACATGAGCTCGTGGACTAGATCAAACGCCTGATGTTAAGGAAAGTCAAAACGCCGTTGGAGTTGGAGTCAGACTAAGCTGCCAGTCTTTTGGCTGGATCTCCTCCTGAAAGCCTTCAGCCTCCATGGCGTCACACGGAGGGAGAGCATCTCTTGCCTACCTCCAGGAGCACCCTGAAGACGATGTTGTGCATGTTGTGCTGGGTTGATTTCTGAATTCATGTTGTTCTAGACTTTAGTGAACCAAAAACCTCTTATCTGTAATGATACTCGACTAGGTTGAGATTTTCTCGGTTATGGCCGGTGTGGCCTGGCCCAACTTTTGGTGCTTTCCAACTTGTGAAATATGGGGGTGGTTTCGCATGTATGCGCACTCCTATGCCTTCATTTTAGTCTTTTGTTCAGTTCACTATGGTTTGTTTGTTCAATGAAGAAAGGAGCCACGTGGAGCGGTCCCTGTTAATGTTAATCTAAAAGAAAATTTGACCACACATGAATATACCGTACGAGAATATAGCTAACAACATATACTACAATGATCAAGGGTACAAGTaaaactaaataaaactaaaactaaaacaacatactttaacaatagatgtcactaaaactaaaactaaaactaaagctAAAACAATAGATGTCACTAAACTTTATTTGTTTCGAGGGTACTCGCCGGTCCAACATAGCGTATATGGAAGATATCGCCATACCCCCAGGTCCCAAGGCGCTTGGGCTTGAAAATAATCATACCGCGTCGGGCACATGTTTCCTACACATTCAACCCTCAAGCTATTCAGATGATATGCATGTACCGTGGCCGTCCATTCTTTTTCACTGAAGCTGCTGAAGAATAGAATCTCTTTATACGGGTGAAATCAGAGTATGTCGCATACATTTTGTCGCCCTTCAGTCACGCCTCCATTGTAGTTCTCATAATCATGGAACCTCCACTCACATCTACCTTGAACTGCAGCTCTCTTGTTGACTTCTGAAAGTTGCGAACCGACTACGTTGTCATCAAAATAATCATCGTCTGAGTTTCACTCAAATTTATCTTTAACTACTGGTTTCTCTTTGACATCGGAAAATTGAGAGCGAATCAATTCATAGTTGATGTCTTCTAAGAACCAGGGACCAGTGACATGCTGATCAAACACTTCCACAGGCTtaaggtcatattcacctttcAAGGTCCACTCAATACGATCAGGTGATTTATTTAGGACCCAAACATGAAAGAAATCCCTGATAAATGACGCAAAGTACACACCATTTTTTGATCGTCCTAGATAATGGTACGCCCTGTTATCCATGTTGGTCGGCGGTTTGATCACACGGTACTTCTCATGAGACAACGATATCCATATCCTGCAAAATCATGTAGTCATCATGAGTAAGTTTAAAAGTTCTGTTAATCAAGAATGTGATAACAATAATCATCGATATAAAAATTAAGGGAATTGATCGagtacctcatgaaaaatttagctTGGCAATGCACATAAAGTGCTTGTCGACAGTAGGCCGAGCCACGCTGCTTCCGTTGACGCAACTCAccgactgacaagggattaacttgtcaatgcctacaaattgtagactagggtttcgttagatgtagagggcaagtagatctcgaaggtttcagccgaaaagtactcgacgatgtaaaaactagggtttgagagacaatgattcgatactttctgcatccctcgactcccccttatataggaggcggagccgagggtttcgtattgtacaagttacagagtccgggtaggtctctaactcctcccgcaagattataaataatgcttcctattacaactctagttttccttaacaatgtcttgggcttccgaatcttcttattcttcgggtagtgggccttcagtaaaccccgggtaccatcgttggcaggcccattggggatgcctatgtcaccgacaACGCCGGCGGCATCGCCTTCTCTAGCGAAAGACTTCTCCTCCCAATGACCCGACCTTGACGAGAATACATTCATGATGCATGTCGACGGTGGCCATTCAGATTTCTCGACCATACTGGCAACGACATCTTGTGGACTCCGGTAGCGTGGATCCCCAGGATTGTAAGGTTTTGTGGCCAAGAGGGAAGTTGAACACCTGGTAATGTGGCGACACCGTGGGATCGAAAGCTAGATACAGATAGAAAAAATCGGTCATCCCCATGGGATCGGTGAGGGGCCGGTCTGGAGTGAGAGGGTCCCAACGTCGGGTGGCAGGGTGAAGAATGAACCGAAATGGAATCCATACCTTCCTTTTTACATGACGATAATACTTTAGACTCCTCCTAAATTGTTAGGTACGGGACGGTTGGCTTTCAAGAGGATTTTCGTGGATCTCTTTTGCCTCCCCGAAACCCTTCATGGGCATTTCGGATGCATACACTATTGTCTACCAGAGGACATGTATTTGTTAATTGGAATTATTTCGTGCATCTTCTAATTCAAGGATTAGTAGAATTATGGGCTCGACTATTCTCGTGCAATTCAAGAGATGGTTATTTTGTTCAATGATTGTACTCTACTTGGTAAATCTTTAGAGTAAATTCATATTCTTTGTAGTATCGATGTTGATACAAAAAAAAGTTAAATGTGATTGTTGCGATTGTTTTCTATGATACACCTCAATTTCTTTTGTCTTCTGCCACAAAGATCAACCGACGATGATTCGCTCCTTTAGTTACAACCTGCTTTGATCATAAGGAATCTCTAATGATTTTCGATGGCTTGGTTTCAAGGGTTAAAACTAGTACTATCTCTGACCATAATAGTGTATAGTACATCCAAGTTTAGACTAATTTAAAATATTATTTTATGCACGGAGAGAGTAGCATTTGAAACAACATAATTTTTCGTATAGATCGATTGTTATATGCACGCTGAATTTGGATCAAGTTTGCATCGAGTTCAGTCTCATGTTCTTGTTCGGCCTTACTATCACTTCTGAGCCTAACCCTCTTTTTCCCAAGAAATGTGAACTAAAAATTATTGCCATGAAAATACCTTCTTAGAGCCACCGGATGTTTAAACGTAGTGGATGTTGCATCCGATCAGATCGCCTTTCAAATCCAAGCTTTGTCTGCTAGTTATGGCCATCATCAAACCCACTAATGACAACCTTTCCAATACAGCAGTACCAAGCATCTAAAGAAAAGAGTAGGTACTATGGTTTGCTCTGCTTTCGATTGTGAACCGTGGAGGATATCGCGTTTGCGTCCAAGTTTTCTCCTTAGGCTGACAGGTCCTTCCTCTGGTCCTCTGCCACTAGTTTTTCTTAGTGGATCCTCTGCGGGCCAGGACTAGGAGGATGCCGTGGGCCATCAGCCCATCATGGTCTGATGTGATCCGTGGAGTTTAATTTGCACGTTGGACGGCGACGTACGGCCCGACACCACCTTAAATTAACTGGAGCCCTTCTTTTCGAGCAattaagttatttatttattacgaCAGATTTTGGTCGCGCCCTTTTTTAGCTTTGATTCTCTGCGAGCACGACCCCATAAACGCACTGCTCCGCTCAGCGTGCATTCACATTTTGAATTCGCGAGAGCCAGCCTCCGGCCAGCAattacaagttttttttttgttctttttagcGAACAGTAGAAGCCTTGTCTATTTGTCTTTTCATTGAGAAGAAGAAAGTGACCAGCTAATATGGAAAACTGCCCAAAAACAAATACAACACGACGATGCCCACCAGCAATTACAAGTTATACACTAGATAGTAGATACTACTTAgtgggaaattcaattcggctcccgggtgcgtatgcttcctctaccaataaaacatatttcgaagtgtggaaaaattttgacaaaaaattctacatgtacatctccataatatatgtgtgtacagtttcacgaaaaaataatattttttatggcctctgtaaaaaagagaaaacttatcccgtgaaaagcattgttttcagcgctgaattttttcttttttacacacgtcacatggtaagtttattttttatgaaacaactttgtgagcgtgtagcatgtgaagatgtacgtctgaattttttgtttcaatttttttgaaatttaaatatgtgtaagatgcatttcaaaatatagggagcatatgctcccatgttccaaaacaccactcccctacTTAGTTTTGGTCTCCAAAACCATGCTACAAattatgaaacggagggagttgGTACCGCGGTACTTCATGGAGGTgacattttggctcataggagcaaatgctcccattatacaaaataattaaaaaacaattttaaaaatgtcaaaaaaatctgacataaattttttgatgTACATCGTGTCATTCTATATTATTACACAAGTTTTCGtacagaaacaacattttatgtggtgtggacaaaaaagacaaaaaaaatgtcctgtacatagtcgtgttatagcatcaaaatttgtcttttttacaggagccacatacttttttagttttttttttttttgaaaacttgtgtatgaacataaaatgtgtagatgtacatggaaaattttattttagaatttatggacacttcgaaatgtagattcacacaacgggagcaaatgctcctatgagccaaagtgaatatcccggtACTTCATGtagtatactccctccatcccacatAATTTatgagatttgttaaaatttagatgtatctagatgctggTACACCCGAATGGCCGAATGTAGACAAATTTTACATAACATTtatgggacagaggtagtactttcCAAGAGATGCCATCTACTGAGTAATCTGTTACCATACTGAGTCTGTTAAAGCTTATGTGTGGTGTACTGGTGTGTGAGCCTACAAGAACACTCTTAAGTCAGACAAACAGAACATTCCCATGTTTTCTTGGTCTTCAGATGGGAGAATATATTCCCGTGCATGCACGTTCGAATGTTTGTTTTGGTTAGAGCGAAGCAATGCAGGGCGACATTATCTACTACAATTAAGGCTGTTGCGTACCCATCCTTGTGAGGCTTCTACCGCGCGCACGTTTTCAGCCGTGGGATCATGCTCTTGAACGGTCAGGATTGCCAGTTTAGAAAGAATGAAGTGAGTTACCATTACCCCAGTTATATCTCTGTGGTCTCTGACATATTGGCCCGCTTCATGTTGGGTGTAGCGTCGATCGTGGGGGTACAAACTGAACCGGGTAAAAACAGATAGCGTCAAAGCCTGCTTTACTTCCtctcagaaaaaaaaactgcttTGCAATCTCCCCCaaactcctccgccgccgagcgcCGCCCCAGCCCTGGTGCCTGGTGGAAGTTGCCCGTCGTCACCCTCGCCGGCAGAAGCGCGCCGGTTCCTCCACCGAAGGCCGCTCGCCGTTCCCCCGGCCAGCAGACGAGCGTCGTACACGCCAGCAGCCGGGCGCTATCCACTTCGTCGGGCGACTCCAGCCGCGTGAATCCACCGGCGGCCGCTCGCCGTTCCCCCGGCCAGAAGACGTGCGTCGTccaccccgccgccggccgcgcaccGCCCACTCCGCCAGGAGACTCCAGCGGCGTCAATGAGGAGAGCGTTGCCGACCTCATCAACGCCGGCTTCGGCTCGGCTCTCCATGCGCACCATCTCAGCCCACTCTGTCTCCGTCGACCCGGCACACATTGAGGTCATCAACGGCATCGAGCATGGCGGCACACCACCGGGCCTTCGGCGCCATGACGAGATCGCTTCCATCGCCGAGGTGGATTTCGAGGTAGTCAAGGAGCTCGACTTTTCCCTGCCCCCCTTGCTGCCATGGTGGCCGGCGCTCAACATGGGGTTTCTTACCATAATGTCCTGCGCAACACTGTCGGTACCTACCAATGCTACTAATTGTTTCTATATCTAGGCTTCAGTATAAAACATGGATTTGGCAGTAGACGAGGCACTTATGTAGAGAGAGGTACATGGAGAGAGAAGAGGGCGCCGTGCTTTTGCTGCTTGCTCCTTGCCATTGCCACGATGCTGTGCAGCCTGTGAGAGGCACTGCTGCTAACTTTGAGAGACATGAGAGATATTCAGAGATTGAGGGGGCTTGGGAGATGGAGTGCTGCTAGCTGATGTCCTAATTGTTTTCTGGATAGCGGTCTGGTGTTTAGACTTTAGAGGACATTGCTTATTCACAATATATTCTAACATTGCTAGGTGTAAGGTATATGATTTAGTTGCATAGTTGAACAGTGGTGGGATAAACCATCGATCCCATGTAGTGTGGAAATTAAATATGTGAGGCACATTTGGAAGAAAAGTTTTCCTATAACTTGATTTACATGGACATCTTTGGCAATTGCACTCTGCATATGCGGAGAATTCTTAATTAGTTAACCAGTAGTTGGCAGTTGCTTAGTGCTTCCTATAATGAAGAATTTGTTATGCTCTATTCATCATCTAGCAATCTCATAGCGTCTTGCTTACAGGGCAGTAAAACGCTCTAGGTGAACTTCTTTACTGTTCTACTTTATTTCTCTATGACAGGTCA contains:
- the LOC124694403 gene encoding WAT1-related protein At5g64700-like; this encodes MGNGAKAYAAVVLIRLMYSGMHVLSKVALDQGMNPLVFMFYRLASATLVLIPAAFVLERRKAKLVTLKVAGKMFIHALYGVTACGDLFNLGLRYTSASSSSALYNVQPVVTFILAVMFGMESLKLKKFHGKVKIAGILLCIAGVTVLALYDGPMLESFNHHRLFQDGSSSSPGGGAQYSKKQWALGIFLMILYNVLAGLWTVLQGPLIEETSELMNTTVQISFASVQAFVVAVASERDFSKWKLGWDVSLVAIIYSGVIVTALSYYMQFWTIAKRGPVFLTMSMPLTMIFTIIISSFILGDAVSLGSIVAGVLLIGGLYNVLWGKNIEEKNGANKISSEEPNLELQDKEAQVATKAKRLSMLWYDHRMARKAR